One genomic segment of Myxocyprinus asiaticus isolate MX2 ecotype Aquarium Trade chromosome 14, UBuf_Myxa_2, whole genome shotgun sequence includes these proteins:
- the LOC127451452 gene encoding uncharacterized protein LOC127451452 isoform X2: MSGKIWTLMNLLTAVSFITHVHNGQCGCMPQDIEIHLYEELMEDHLFEFKVFSPSETNLTEEQLILLSVFNTLCSSWNKNKDNGDKFKAVQTFRMMLHHIIAESYNIECNSSECIGEVCANHNCTGGYKINYVNKTTFGEKFNKTCNESLLDLKCPTKESTTPLTSDAPPNSTASEYLSTTLTETTTHQTTNPKIEQSKQMQKMLINTFSWVLAVSLLLNILLLFCVWYLYKKKKQLENVSQQYQLTEGSLLER; this comes from the exons ATGAGTGGAAAAATCTGGACATTAATGAATTTGTTAACC GCAGTTTCATTCATAACACATGTACATAATGGCCAATGTGGCTGCATGCCTCAAGATATCGAAATACACTTG TATGAGGAGTTGATGGAAGACCATTTGTTTGAATTTAAAGTGTTCTCACCATCTGAAACAAATCTTACAGAG GAACAGCTTATACTTCTTTCAGTGTTTAATACACTATGTTCGTCTTGGAATAAAAATAAGGATAATGGGGACAAATTCAAAGCAGTACAAACTTTTCGAATGATGCTACATCAT ATAATTGCAGAAAGTTACAATATTGAATGTAATTCCAGTGAATGTATTGGAGAGGTTTGTGCTAATCACAACTGTACAGGTGGTTACAAAATAAATTATGTGAACAAAACCACCTTTGGGGAAAAGTTCAATAAAACATGCAATGAATCATTACTAG atctaaaatgtccaacaaaagaga GCACAACACCTCTAACATCAGATGCCCCCCCAAACTCTACTGCTTCTGAAT ATTTGTCAACCACTCTCACAGAAACAACCACTCATCAAACCACCA ATCCCAAAATAGAGCAAAGCAAGCAGATGCAGAAAATGTTGA TTAATACTTTCAGTTGGGTCCTTGCTGTCTCTCTACTACTGAATATCCTTCTACTCTTTTGTGTGTGGTACCTGTACAAGAAGAAAAAACAACTG gaaaatgttTCACAGCAATATCAATTGACAGAGGGGAGCCTCTTAGAGAGGTAG
- the LOC127451452 gene encoding uncharacterized protein LOC127451452 isoform X3: protein MPQDIEIHLYEELMEDHLFEFKVFSPSETNLTEEQLILLSVFNTLCSSWNKNKDNGDKFKAVQTFRMMLHHIIAESYNIECNSSECIGEVCANHNCTGGYKINYVNKTTFGEKFNKTCNESLLDLKCPTKESTTPLTSDAPPNSTASEWTTSSTPRINQTITVNEYLSTTLTETTTHQTTNPKIEQSKQMQKMLINTFSWVLAVSLLLNILLLFCVWYLYKKKKQLENVSQQYQLTEGSLLER from the exons ATGCCTCAAGATATCGAAATACACTTG TATGAGGAGTTGATGGAAGACCATTTGTTTGAATTTAAAGTGTTCTCACCATCTGAAACAAATCTTACAGAG GAACAGCTTATACTTCTTTCAGTGTTTAATACACTATGTTCGTCTTGGAATAAAAATAAGGATAATGGGGACAAATTCAAAGCAGTACAAACTTTTCGAATGATGCTACATCAT ATAATTGCAGAAAGTTACAATATTGAATGTAATTCCAGTGAATGTATTGGAGAGGTTTGTGCTAATCACAACTGTACAGGTGGTTACAAAATAAATTATGTGAACAAAACCACCTTTGGGGAAAAGTTCAATAAAACATGCAATGAATCATTACTAG atctaaaatgtccaacaaaagaga GCACAACACCTCTAACATCAGATGCCCCCCCAAACTCTACTGCTTCTGAAT GGACAACAAGTTCAACACCAAGAATCAACCAAACCATCACTGTAAATGAAT ATTTGTCAACCACTCTCACAGAAACAACCACTCATCAAACCACCA ATCCCAAAATAGAGCAAAGCAAGCAGATGCAGAAAATGTTGA TTAATACTTTCAGTTGGGTCCTTGCTGTCTCTCTACTACTGAATATCCTTCTACTCTTTTGTGTGTGGTACCTGTACAAGAAGAAAAAACAACTG gaaaatgttTCACAGCAATATCAATTGACAGAGGGGAGCCTCTTAGAGAGGTAG
- the LOC127451452 gene encoding uncharacterized protein LOC127451452 isoform X1, whose protein sequence is MSGKIWTLMNLLTAVSFITHVHNGQCGCMPQDIEIHLYEELMEDHLFEFKVFSPSETNLTEEQLILLSVFNTLCSSWNKNKDNGDKFKAVQTFRMMLHHIIAESYNIECNSSECIGEVCANHNCTGGYKINYVNKTTFGEKFNKTCNESLLDLKCPTKESTTPLTSDAPPNSTASEWTTSSTPRINQTITVNEYLSTTLTETTTHQTTNPKIEQSKQMQKMLINTFSWVLAVSLLLNILLLFCVWYLYKKKKQLENVSQQYQLTEGSLLER, encoded by the exons ATGAGTGGAAAAATCTGGACATTAATGAATTTGTTAACC GCAGTTTCATTCATAACACATGTACATAATGGCCAATGTGGCTGCATGCCTCAAGATATCGAAATACACTTG TATGAGGAGTTGATGGAAGACCATTTGTTTGAATTTAAAGTGTTCTCACCATCTGAAACAAATCTTACAGAG GAACAGCTTATACTTCTTTCAGTGTTTAATACACTATGTTCGTCTTGGAATAAAAATAAGGATAATGGGGACAAATTCAAAGCAGTACAAACTTTTCGAATGATGCTACATCAT ATAATTGCAGAAAGTTACAATATTGAATGTAATTCCAGTGAATGTATTGGAGAGGTTTGTGCTAATCACAACTGTACAGGTGGTTACAAAATAAATTATGTGAACAAAACCACCTTTGGGGAAAAGTTCAATAAAACATGCAATGAATCATTACTAG atctaaaatgtccaacaaaagaga GCACAACACCTCTAACATCAGATGCCCCCCCAAACTCTACTGCTTCTGAAT GGACAACAAGTTCAACACCAAGAATCAACCAAACCATCACTGTAAATGAAT ATTTGTCAACCACTCTCACAGAAACAACCACTCATCAAACCACCA ATCCCAAAATAGAGCAAAGCAAGCAGATGCAGAAAATGTTGA TTAATACTTTCAGTTGGGTCCTTGCTGTCTCTCTACTACTGAATATCCTTCTACTCTTTTGTGTGTGGTACCTGTACAAGAAGAAAAAACAACTG gaaaatgttTCACAGCAATATCAATTGACAGAGGGGAGCCTCTTAGAGAGGTAG
- the pih1d1 gene encoding PIH1 domain-containing protein 1 — METDKSLLSVELEQKQQEELYQQLLLQTMGKIQSDSPPSKVIRPQPGMCVKTSSVSDKQKVFLNICQSPAVPPPPHLSQEALVDLLESEDPTSYRVPMSLGEPHTEMDNNSQGCTVYDVVINDEFFQKCQKDTLFQQFLIAVSLEGMENKYSLELSRDIKILKNRKFMGSVVEQNIRTKNKPVIQEIDSKKPNATPSSTKCPEFCLLMEPPTGNADYLIAEILLPGVMSARSLVLDLGEDRLVLIARPSLFHLDIFFPLLIDQENSVAQYNTQTQTLTVTMPVVSS; from the exons ATGGAAACGGACAAGTCTCTCCTCAGTGTTGAACTGGAACAGAAACAGCAAGAGGAGCTTTATCAGCAGCTTCTGCTTCAG ACCATGGGGAAAATACAGAGTGACAGCCCTCCTTCCAAAGTCATCCGACCACAACCAG GCATGTGTGTGAAGACCTCCTCTGTGTCAGACAAACAGAAAGTCTTTCTGAATATCTGTCAGTCACCGGCTGTACCACCCCCTCCTCATCTGTCCCAGGAAGCACTGGTGGATCTACTGGAGTCAGAAGACCCTACAAGTTACAGAGTGCCCATGAGTCTCGGCGAGCCCCATACTGAAATGGACAACA ACTCACAAGGCTGCACGGTGTATGATGTCGTGATCAATGATGAGTTTTTCCAGAAATGTCAG AAAGACACCCTGTTCCAGCAATTTCTTATAGCAGTTTCTTTGGAAGGAATGGAAAACAAATACAGTCTAGAGTTAAGCAGAG ATATTAAGATTTTGAAGAACAGGAAGTTCATGGGTTCTGTTGTAGAGCAAAACATTCGCACCAAGAACAAGCCAGTTATCCAGGAAATTGACTCTAA GAAACCTAACGCCACACCTTCATCTACCAAATG CCCAGAGTTCTGTTTACTGATGGAGCCCCCAACTGGAAATGCAGACTATCTGATCGCTGAGATCCTGCTTCCAGGAGTG ATGTCTGCTCGCTCTCTTGTTCTGGACTTGGGAGAAGACAGGCTAGTGCTGATTGCTCGACCTTCTCTTTTCCACTTGGATATTTTCTTTCCTTTGCTTATTGACCAAGAAAACAGTgtagcccaatacaacacacaaacacag ACTCTCACGGTGACCATGCCAGTAGTGTCTTCATAA